GATTGGTGTGCTTATcacctcactctctgcctctccctctcccttaaTAGAGCTAATCAAAATAAAAGCAGACACCAAGGCCTGGAGCAAATAAATGGCACAGGAATTACCAGCTTGCAAATCTAGGCAGACAAACAAAACACTGACCCCTTTGTAGAGTATGTACCATGTGCCCTGGAGCCtctgcttttctgcctctttAAGGGACTTTCAGCAGTGGCTCTAGACAGACATTTGTCATAGATCTACAAGTCTAAATTTACTCAGCTCACTTGCGGGACTCTGAGCCTGTGCCCCTACTCAGCTTCAAAATCCAAACCTTTgcgacgcctgggtggctcagtctttaagcatctgactcttgatttcagctcaggtcatgttctcacctTTCTGATGGCCCCTTTGGAGGGATGGAGCCTAcgaaaggctctgtgctgagcctgcttgggattctctctctcccttcctctctctgcccctccccagcttatccctctcactctcaaaataaataaacttaaaaaagaaatccaaacctTTAATAGGTTTTTTAAAGCAGCACCAGCATTCTGAGGTTAGTATTATCCACATTTGTGCTGTTCCCTTTGGGTTAAAATTAAAAGGATGTGTCCTACAGGAGACAGTAAGAACAATGGCCCTCCCAGTAGCCATATTAAGCTATGCAATAGTAGTTGTATTAAGTACcgacaaggaaaggaaaaggctgTACAGATGGCTGGGCGACCTGACACCGGCAGTGGACAGGTATCTTTGCAGAATACatcccagaactgtgagcaagctccaggctgggACCCACAAGCCCTCAAGTCAGGGGAGTTTGGGAACGGGAGGGGATCTGCACCCAGACCCATGTCACCTGAGAGCAGCGGGTGCGCCTCCTCGCCCAGGTGCGAGTGGGAGGTCAGGTCAGGGTTAGGCGTGGACATACGTGGAGGCCGGCCTGGAGACCACCATCCTTCTGGATGGGGGGATGTCTCTGAGGGTGTCGAGCTTCTTCTGTGGCTCTGGACGTGGGTACCTCTCTTGGCCAGCGAGTACACTCGGGCACGACCAGCAGCTGCGGTGTTTTAGCGCTAGCTCTGCAAAACCGGGAAGGCCAGGCCTAAGTGGGCGCGTTGGGTGGGTCTCCGGCTGCGATTTCCCTGCAGGCTCTTGGCCGCAGGGGCGGCGCGTTCCCGCTTgcagagggtgggaagggggtTCTGGACGCCGAGCGCCAGCTTTCATTAAGCGCCCGGGGCCACGCGGGGCCGGGAGAGCACAGCCCCCGCCCAGCTGGCGGCCGCCCCCGGCAGGCACTTctgagaggagaagagaagggagcaaGGACCGAGGGAGGGGCGACGTACTTCCTGAACGGCCGGCACACCCTGGGTCGCGAGCTCGGCCTGCCCTGCGCCGCGATGTCCGGAGGGTCAGCCAGGAGCCTAGCGAAGGGTGAGGCCGGCCGGCCGCGGGAGGAGGGGGGAATCTCGGCCACCCCCTGCCGCGTGTCCGGTGTGGCTGTTCCGGAGCCATCCGGGGGGTCCCCCACACGCGGGGATCGGGCCGGGGCCGCAGCGCGCGGGACCTCTCCGCGGCCTGGCCCGGGGGTGGCGGGAGGATGGGAGTCCCGGCCGCTCTCGGGGCCGTGACCACTGCCGCGTCTCCCCCGCAGGAAGCGCGCCCCCGGGGCCGGTCCCCCAGGGCCTGATCCGCGTCTACAGCATGAGGTTCTGCCCGTTCGCCCAGAGGACGCTCCTGGTCCTGAAGGCCAAGGGAATTGGGTGAGGACCCAGGCAGGGGCCTTTCCCCCAGCCGCCCGGGAACCAGCTGGTGCGGGGCGGCCGGGTGGGAACCTCGGATTGGGCCCCAGGGCTTCCTTTCCTGCAAAATAAACTATTCTCAGACTTTTGGGGGGACAGAGCAAATTATGAACCCACTTCCCAGGGTGAGAGGTAGGGGGAATGGCACAGATTACACCAGTCTAGGACTCCCCGTTTAGATCAACCTAACCACTTTATGGATTAGAAAAGCTGAGGCTCTGGTAAAGCTGGTGATTCGGGAGGTCACTTGACAGGTAATGACCTGCAGCAGCGCTTTGAGGTCTGGTAGATCCCCGATTCTTGGTCCACTGTCCTTTTGCTTTCACCCCACTTCTACATTCATGTCTGATATCTAATACTGTTTGCTGTTATTCTGAGTATATAGTCCCTTCCCTAATAGTTGGTAATTTACCCCAGGACAGAGTCCAGGCCTTGACCGTCCTGGCAGAGTGCTGAGTTAACTGTACTGGACATATTCTTATAGGTTGGGTTGTTGGTTGAGTTAAAGTGTCTATGCCTAAAAATTTAGTCTTTTGCGAAGCCTCTTTGAAATTAGCATGGTTTTTTTGACCAATGGGTTATGCATAGGGAGTATGCGATAGTCAGTTGGCTCCTGATACCAAATATCCATTGGAATCCCCTCCCTTCCAATGATCTTTGGAATTTGTTGAGCAGACATTAGATACCTGTGGTGTGGAAGTTTAAAACATAGCCCCCATTCTTAAGAAATTTTCCATCCATGTGCTTAAGGTTTATAAACTAATTTTAGTTTTCTAGGGGGAGAATTAGGCAGACAATAATTTTACCTAAAAGAATGTAAGATGCATtctttttctgaaggaaaaaaaatagtttcttcttttaattttttctttaatgtttatttttgagagagacagacagtgtgtgagcaagggaggggcagagagagagggagacacagaatctgaagcaggctccaggctctgagctgtcagcccagagcccgatgtggggcttgaactcacaaatggtgagatcatgacctgagctgaagtgggatgcctaaccaactgagccacccaggcgccccaaaaatatttttgaattagccATCACTTCACTAAAATTTGCATCTTATTTGGATGAAATTGATTCTGAACACATAGCAAAATGCTCAACATTCCAAACTTTGTATTTTATCCTAATCGTATTCAAATTGGATTGAAAAAAGATGTATCTTATGCTTATGTAATTGGAAAgtatcggggctcctgggtggctcagtcggtcaagtgtccgacttcagctctggtcatgattcgcagtcagtgagttcaagccccgcatcaggctctgtgcctggatcctgttttggatcctgtgtctccctctctctctctgcccctccccactcacactctgtctctgtctgtcaaaaatgaataaacattaaaaataaaaataaaaataaaaggataggaGCAAGCACAGCTGGATTGGGAGGCATAAAATCCTGGTTTATGTGCCCCGCTGGAATACTAGGTTGAAAACAACCTACCTTATTTACTGGGAcagttttccaaaggaaaactGGACTGATTTTACCAAAATAGTGTGTGTATGGGGGTGAAGAATGGTAACAGGAAACAACAGAGGTCTTCTCCATTCTGAATCAGTTTTCAGTTTCACACCCAGAAGACTTTTATTGGACAGGTGCTACATTTTCATATGGTATAACCTGACAAAGCATGGTTTTCTCTAAAAAGTGCATCTTCCAATTCGTGGCAGGTGTGTTGACTTGTTAGCTCATAATGTCAGGTTGACAAATCCAAGTGTGTTCTAAGTGTGTTCTTTATCACAAAAAAACCccccattttgttgttgttgttgttattgttgttgttggtatAAAACAACTTTTGTTTCATGGTATAAAAATTTCAGAAGTGTTGATAATTCCTTGGCAGGGAGCTGGCCTTGTATTTCTTTCCATGGCTTGTATCTGAGTTCCAGTAATCTGTCCGCACACAAACCTCTTGATACACAAATGCTAGGGTTCATTGTAGCCATTTCTGTTTCCATGGGGGATTACATATTTAAATCCTCAAACTAAATACTATTCTAACTTCTGAGGTGGATGGGGAAGTAGGAAACAAAAGGTGTTGgtgtgttattatttttgagtaaCTAACCTGTTCTGTTGAATGATTACTCAGATTTAACAATTATATgaagctttccttttatttcctctacAATCTCTCAGGCAAGAAACAAGTTAGATCTAATTACAGTCTGAATATAGCttggatttcatttgttttcctccttttggGTTTGCTTAGCGTAGCTTACTCacgtaacattaaaaaaaaacaacaacaacaatgcatGGACATTTAATCTGCAACTTGGTTTTGTGGGTGGATTTTTTgcattccttaatattttttttaaaaaatgaggaccTTTCTACTCAATTTAGCAAGAGGAATTGAATTTTATCATGTTGATTCTCATATAGTAGGTAATGGATACAATTCAATTATGTACCTCCTATAATTTGCAATGATACCTTATACCCCAAAGTGGATTATCTTATTGATAATCTTGAAGCATTttccacttattcattcaataaatatttactgagtaccctATCTGAAACCACTTTTATTTTCACAGCatttaaatctgtttaaaattttgctcacttacatgtttgtttattaataTGAACTAGATACACAAAATCCCTGctttcaaggagcttacattctagggaGGTGAcataataaacatgtaaataagtGAGCAAAGTAATTTCAGATACATGTCATCAGGAAAACAAGATGATCATGTTAATAGAGGCTCTCAGCAGCTTCAGagagggtggtcagggagggcctctTGGAATGGTGTTTGACCTGAGAAGACAGGCAGACAAGGCAGAGGaacaataaatgttaatgttCTAAGGTGAGAACATGTTTGGCAAATTCAAGGAATATAAAAAAGGCCAGTGTGCCCAGATTGTAATGACCAGAGGGAAAGTTATAGGAAACAGGTGTGACAAGTAAGAACAGGCCAGATCACATGCCACAGAGGGGCTTAGAGTTTATGCTCATTGCAATGAGGAGCGATCAAGGGGTTGCAAGCAGGAGGGTGGCCTGATTCAATTTACTTGTGTGTGGAAAATGGACTGTAGGGAGGGCACAGTGGAAGCAGCGGCCAGTGGGAGACTACTATAGTGGTCCAGCTGGCAGATGATGTTTTGGACCAGATGGTAGCAGTATAGCTGAAAAGTGGATATGATTTTGAGGTCTAGCCGACAGGTCTTGATGATCCATCCATTTATTTGGCTTGAGGCAGAGGGAACAAGGGAGAAGGAATCAAGACTGATTTGACTTCTAAATTTGGGGTCCAATCAGCTAAGTGGATGGTAGGGCTGGTAAGGATCTACTCagaagtaccaaaaaaaaaaaagaaaaagttccacTCTCTTCATTGTCTTCTGTGTGTCTTTCAGGCATGAAATCATCAACATCAACCTGAAAAATAAGCCTGAGTGGTTCTTTACGAAGAATCCCTTTGGTCTGGTGCCAGTTCTGGAAAACAGTCAGGGTCAACTGATCTATGAATCTGCCATTACTTGTGAGTACCTGGATGAAGCATATCCAGGGAAGAAGCTGTTGCCAGATGACCCCTATGAGAAAGCTTGCCAAAAGATGGTCTTTCAGTTATTTTCTAAGGTGTGTGTATAAGAAATCTCAGCTCTTATTTGAACAAACTTTGTTGTTTAAGCTAAATCAGTGTTGTCATTTATGACTCAGGaatgtgggaaaggaaaagaaagcagtgcTCTTATCTGCTCTGACATGCCCTGCAAGTCCTTTCACCATCCAGTTCCTGTTTGCCTCTCCAATGTTAGCCCTCCTTACTCTTTGGACACTGTATTCCAGCCGCTGAATGTTTAGCTTTCCCAGACTTGCCACCTCCTCCTTAAATCTTCCCCGTTCTCACTTTGCCTGGTTATCTCCAAGTTCTCGTTCATGTATCTGCTCAGGTTCTGCTGCCTTCCAGAAGCTTGTCTGCACTGGCTTAGTGCCCAGCTGTGTTCCCACATGTGCTAACTTCTCTGGGCCAGTGACTGCCTGCGTTCTTGCCTGTGTGTTGCACCAgggctgtgagctccttgaaggtgAAGCCGTGTTCCCATCACTGTTGGCTCAGCTGCCTAGGTCTGTGACCCACTCTGCCTCTTCCTAGTTGTGTGACTCTGAGAAAGTTACTCATTTACTTCTGTGCCTCAGCTCATCACTTGTAAAAGGAGTATAATAACTAGTATAATAACTGCTCCCTTCTTGCAGATAAAAATCAGTTTATATAAAACACCTAGAGCAGAGTCTGACACATGGTAAATACTGTGTTAGCTCTTGTGGTTCTAGCCACAGTGTCTAGCAGCGGGCATCTACTGTGTGTTGGCAGTAGCTCTTAGCTGAGTAAATGACATTCTTGTAGAAGAACTATTTTAGTCAGCATCAAGGTTGTAGATAGTTCAAACAATTGATATTAACAAAGAAATGCCCAATAGTAGACAACAGGTATAGCTATGTCAAGTTATCTCTATACCCATGTTATTTATCAGAATATATGTCGGCATATCTTGTCTTCTTTAAATGGTTAAAGAAATACCTCGAAGGTGGAACTTACAGAGAGAATGTATTATGTAAGGAGACATTGCAAAGGGAAGCcaatggggaaggaagagggagttGTCTGGCttagcagaaggagagggaaatagCAGATACCTGCTGTCAAAAGTGATAGACAGGGAACATGGCAATTAGAAGAAAGATGTTGgggaattcaaaaaaaaaaaaaagtaacgagATTCATTGTAGaggcatctgactggctcagttggtagagcatgagactcgacctcagggttgtgagttcaagcgctatgttgggtgtagagattacttttaaaaaaaaagagagattcatTGTATTGtctctaaagaaaataagctAAGAGCTGGAGATGTTCACCATTACTTCCCAGCTCACATTCAGGGAAAAGGTGGCCTTAGGTACCATatgccccctccctcctggccaCAGCTCTCAGCAAACCAGAAATGCCCCCACCTGTACCTGTAGCCAATCATCTTCTTTCCTGAGAACttgaaactgagacacagagattaACAGTAAAGGTGTTGAAGCTTTagagatgggtgtgtgtgtataaatgtgtgtgtgtgtgtatatatgtgtgtgtgtgtgtgtgtttatataattGGAGGCTTAACAAACCAAAGGcatgtaaaaaatacattttttaaggaaGCAGAAATTAAGAGCATTGCAAAGGGACTTGATATCTTGATATATAGGAAACCATATGGAGCAGACATTTAAGGCAAGGCAGGGATAGATAAAGCAGGCATGCCCAGATGGAACTGCGTACAGAAGTGCTGCCAGCAAACTTTCAGTTCCAAAGAGGGCAGCTGTACTGATACGGACAGGATATCAGGACATTCTCCTGGATTTTTACAAGCACCTGTTGATAAACTGAGACGAGTGGACTTCAAGCTCTTGCAgtgagaaaacacacaaatgCCTCCAGCAGGAGCCCTACAGCATCTGGCACTACGCCTGTGTCTTCAGGTAGTCAGCCCCTTCGAACACCCTTCTCGTGTCCTCCCCGAGGTGGAAAGCAGAAAAATTCTCTTCCCCAGCTCCCTTTGCAGCTGGGGCCAATGCCTGGGACCTAGGCTCTTCCTGTCAGAAACACACATGGTGGAGCTGGGCTCAGAAATGAGCCATGTGGCGCTTGCTTCAGCAGCGCGTGTATGAAAATTGGAACCATCCATCCCCCGCACCAGGATGACATACAAATTTGCGAAgcgttccatattttttaaaaaggcatggtGGGGGGCGCAGTCAGGTAagcctccaacttgggctcaggtcatgatctcacagttcaggagttcgagccccccaacaggctctgtgctgagagctcggggcctggagcctgctttggattctgtgtctctgtctctgcctctatctctggctctctctcaaaaataaacattaaaaaaaaaattttttttttaaaggtaaaaaaatgaGAAACGAGCAATGTGGGGAGACAGACTTGGGGCGGGGCACTGATTCTGCTGGTGggagtggcaggggagggggtgggagggtggcgCAGAGCCCCAGGCTTTCGGGAGCAGTGGCGGTTGCAAGATTAAATTCCGGGCTTTAGTTACCTCGGAGTCCCACTTCTGGCAAAGGTACAAACCGCAGCACCTAGTGCTCAGCTCACTGGCAGCAGTGGGTGCTTCCCATGAGGTCAGCTCGGAGCATGATTTTCGAATGTTCCAGCTTAgttctcagccttttttttttttttcagcctctcAATAATTCAATGGGCTactcaatactttttaaaaggtatttttggCTCAAACTCGCCAAAGTGGGTTCTACTATTTGCAACTTATAAAATCCTGACCAAACAGCACCTTTCACCGCAAAATTGTTTCTAAGATTGATACCTGACCTCTGTGAACACAGGAATGGGTGCACCTTTCAAGTTTCTCAAACACCCTGAACTGGGACTCTGAGGGTTCAGTGAGGGGGCCGGTACAGTTAGCCTCACACTGACAGTAAGAAATTACTCTGTCTAGGTTCCCCCTTTGGTAACAAGCTTcattagaagacaaaataatgaagaCGGCTCTGGCCTAAAAGAAGAATTGCGTAAAGAATTCAGCAAGTTAGAGGAGGTAATCTCTTCTCCTAGCTTTTATCAGAGTAAATGATACACTGTTCCTGCCCTCTACTTTCTTTCTATTCCCGTTTCCCAAATCACTTTGTGACAGTTAGTAATAACATCAATTAAGGAATTTTAGGTTACAACAGATTGCTATAAGCAGGTGCATTTAAGATAGAAATCAACACACCTACAAATATTTTGTCATGGCttgcttttaaaacaatttgttgCACTGATGTTAACAAGGGGGAGAAATGCACTGATATTTCCACAATTTGtcacctgttttcatttttccatgcCTGTTTCTAGTCCTCATccatatattaaaacaaaaaaacaacaaaaagaaagaaaggaagaaagaaaggaaagaaaggttaaCATAACTAATCAGGGCATAGATATTATTCTGTGTTTTTTCCActtaataatacataataaacatttcCCACCACAGAG
The genomic region above belongs to Felis catus isolate Fca126 chromosome D2, F.catus_Fca126_mat1.0, whole genome shotgun sequence and contains:
- the GSTO1 gene encoding glutathione S-transferase omega-1 isoform X1, giving the protein MSLRVSSFFCGSGRGYLSWPASTLGHDQQLRCFSASSAKPGRPGLSGRVGWVSGCDFPAGSWPQGRRVPACRGWEGGSGRRAPAFIKRPGPRGAGRAQPPPSWRPPPAGTSERRREGSKDRGRGDVLPERPAHPGSRARPALRRDVRRVSQEPSEGHEIININLKNKPEWFFTKNPFGLVPVLENSQGQLIYESAITCEYLDEAYPGKKLLPDDPYEKACQKMVFQLFSKVPPLVTSFIRRQNNEDGSGLKEELRKEFSKLEEVLTNKKTTFFGGNSLSMIDYLIWPWFERLEVLELNECVDHTPKLKLWMAAMREDPAVSSLLIEAKAFRGFLDLYLQNSPEACDYGL
- the GSTO1 gene encoding glutathione S-transferase omega-1 isoform X2, whose amino-acid sequence is MSGGSARSLAKGSAPPGPVPQGLIRVYSMRFCPFAQRTLLVLKAKGIGHEIININLKNKPEWFFTKNPFGLVPVLENSQGQLIYESAITCEYLDEAYPGKKLLPDDPYEKACQKMVFQLFSKVPPLVTSFIRRQNNEDGSGLKEELRKEFSKLEEVLTNKKTTFFGGNSLSMIDYLIWPWFERLEVLELNECVDHTPKLKLWMAAMREDPAVSSLLIEAKAFRGFLDLYLQNSPEACDYGL